The Lonchura striata isolate bLonStr1 chromosome 7, bLonStr1.mat, whole genome shotgun sequence genome window below encodes:
- the NPS gene encoding neuropeptide S: MTLVCSGYPVGPSMSASPFYWTCQLYRKWDSCLVLLSSCLSKVARAEELALGEPLLESLFHKRSFRNGVGAGIKKTSFRRAKP; encoded by the exons ATGACATTGGTGTGCTCAGGTTACCCAGTTGGCCCTTCCATG AGCGCCAGCCCTTTTTATTGGACCTGCCAGCTGTACAGAAAATGGGATTcgtgcctggtgctgctgagcagctgccTCTCCAAGGTGgccagggctgaggagctggCTCTTGGCGAGCCTCTCCTGGAGTCCCTTTTCCACAAAAGGTCCTTCCGCAACGGCGTCGGAGCGGGAATTAAAAAAACTTCCTTCCGAAGGGCAAAGCCTTGA